A single window of Montipora capricornis isolate CH-2021 chromosome 14, ASM3666992v2, whole genome shotgun sequence DNA harbors:
- the LOC138033413 gene encoding recQ-like DNA helicase Blm encodes MAEGEGDERDVIEHYFHLGYTNEVILEFLKRFHHIKISLRTLKRRLRSFGLRRKGNIIDEARIRAVIIRELSGPGRLQGYGSMWHTLRIKYNLHVPRVVVTRLLREIDPSASLQRRRRRLTSNYWNIILKPKQVKCLEAIYLGRDTVGVLPTGYGKSIIFHLLPGLFFDKINSQSTSSSSSSHPVVVVVSPLNLLISDQIRRSTEGKIKATALKVRKTTNSANLELDDSETNPTLLKDAKYDLVFTHPESVLSCKKGLELFQSLPYQRSVQAVVVDEAHCILEWGDDFRTDYANLAMLCATFPNVPVVALTATASKKDIEVIKQSLNLKNPLEVIANPNRPNIFYRKVFRKGIDVEFFEKLLEPIALDLKGKKVNYPTTIMYLPLRWCGFAFKYFEKQLGDEQYYPSSAEAKPENRLFAQYHAPQTAAMKEQILQELSRSASKVRVIFATVAMGMGVDIHAIRHVIHVGPPRTVRE; translated from the exons atggcggaaggtGAAGGTGACGAACGAGATGTGATCGAGCACTATTTTCACCTTGGATATACAAATGAAGTCATTTTGGAGTTTCTCAAGCGCTTCCATCATATTAAAATAAGTTTGAGAACACTGAAAAGGAGGCTTCGTAGCTTTGGTTTAAGGAGGAAAGGCAATATCATCGACGAAGCCAGGATACGAGCTGTAATTATAAGAGAGTTATCTGGTCCGGGACGGTTGCAAGGGTATGGCTCAATGTGGCACACCTTACGGATAAAGTACAATCTGCACGTGCCGAGAGTTGTAGTTACACGCCTTCTTCGTGAGATAGATCCGTCTGCTTCTCTGcaaagaagacgaagacgatTGACCAG TAACTACTGGAACATTATTCTCAAGCCTAAACAAGTAAAATGCTTGGAGGCAATATATTTAGGAAGGGATACCGTTGGGGTGCTGCCAACGGGTTACGGGAAGTCGATCATTTTCCACCTTCTACCGGGTCTTTTCTTCGACAAAATCAACTCTCAATCGACATCCTCTTCCTCTTCGAGTCATcctgttgttgtcgttgtttcgCCGTTAAATTTATTAATCAGTGATCAGATCAGGAGGAGTACCGAAGGAAAGATTAAAGCGACTGCTCTCAAAGTTAGAAAGACCACGAACAGTGCTAATTTGGAGTTGGATGACAGCGAAACAAATCCGACGTTACTCAAGGACGCGAAATACGACCTAGTGTTTACACATCCCGAATCTGTTTTGTCTTGCAAAAAAGGATTGGAGCTGTTTCAAAGTTTACCTTACCAACGATCCGTACAAGCAGTAGTTGTCGACGAAGCCCACTGTATTCTTGAATG GGGGGATGATTTCCGAACAGATTATGCAAACCTTGCCATGCTGTGTGCAACCTTCCCTAATGTACCAGTGGTAGCTCTAACTGCCACAGCAAGCAAGAAAGATATAGAGGTCATCAAGCAATCACTTAACTTGAAGAACCCTTTAGAGGTAATAGCCAATCCAAATCGCCCCAACATCTTTTACAGAAAAGTTTTTCGTAAAGGGATTGATGTGGAATTTTTTGAGAAGCTTTTGGAGCCCATAGCACTTGACCTCAAGGGAAAGAAAGTAAATTACCCAACTACAATTATGTACTTGCCCTTACGCTGGTGTGGATTTGCTTTCAAATACTTTGAAAAGCAACTTGGTGATGAGCAGTACTACCCTTCAAGTGCAGAAGCAAAGCCAGAAAACAGGCTCTTTGCACAATACCATGCCCCTCAAACAGCAGCAATGAAAGAACAGATTCTGCAAGAACTTTCAAGATCTGCATCCAAAGTAAGAGTAATATTTGCTACCGTTGCAATGGGAATGGGTGTAGATATCCATGCCATAAGACATGTTATTCATGTGGGACCACCTCGCACGGTGAGGGAATAA